The Polaribacter sp. Q13 sequence TATTATGGCGTATATTTTCCTACGCGTTTCGATCAATTAACCTTGTTTGATAATTGGTTAAAACGATACGAAGGACCAAAAAAATCTGCTATAGATGTTGGTATTGGTAGTGGTGTTTTGTCTTTTCAGATGGTGCAACATGGTTTTCAGAAAGTATTTGGTACAGATACAAACCCGAATGCTATTTTTGGTTTAAAAGAATTTATGGGAGAGACCAAATTGTCTCGTAAAATAGAATTAGATCACGGATCTCTTTTTGGTAAATGGGAAAAAGAAACGGAATTAATAGTTTTCAATCCGCCTTGGTTGCCAGCAATTTCTGGAGAAGAAAATATAGACGAAGCTGTTTATTATAATAAAAACTTGTTTCCTAAGTTTTTTGCAGAAGCAAATAATAGGTTGTCTGAAGACGGGGAATTAGTCGTATTATTTTCTAATGCAGCTCAAATAAAGAATCTTACAAAAGAAAATCCGATAGAAAAGGAATTAGCAAAAGGAATTCGTTTTAAACTAGAAAAATGTTTAAAGAAAACCATAAAACCTGTGGTTGATAAAACAAAACGAAACAAAAAAGCAGCTCCTTTAGAAGAAGTGCAGCTTTGGGTTTTGACTAAAGTTTAGTAGATTATTTGTCATTTCGACTTTTCGTAGAAATTACATAACGATGATTACACCAAATTGATCACTTTTAATTTCGGTGAAGAAACATAAGAATATAAGGATAGCAATTAGTTTTGCTATCCTTT is a genomic window containing:
- a CDS encoding Rossmann-like fold-containing protein, which gives rise to MSSALQINKPTPIHPGDDLIKFDSNTDVRETLYAMREGQSVLITEFYSNGMLLLKELQKHLKIRLPNKTIKEQHAFRVEYHTLSNQILLQIKNQKVVVDKAPKIGWFAKMFANKNNFLLTFPEVQRLNSAWQKYNKGIKVPVLRNKVHPYYGVYFPTRFDQLTLFDNWLKRYEGPKKSAIDVGIGSGVLSFQMVQHGFQKVFGTDTNPNAIFGLKEFMGETKLSRKIELDHGSLFGKWEKETELIVFNPPWLPAISGEENIDEAVYYNKNLFPKFFAEANNRLSEDGELVVLFSNAAQIKNLTKENPIEKELAKGIRFKLEKCLKKTIKPVVDKTKRNKKAAPLEEVQLWVLTKV